The proteins below come from a single Camelus bactrianus isolate YW-2024 breed Bactrian camel chromosome 2, ASM4877302v1, whole genome shotgun sequence genomic window:
- the RPS3A gene encoding small ribosomal subunit protein eS1 has protein sequence MAVGKNKRLTKGGKKGAKKKVVDPFSKKDWYDVKAPAMFNIRNVGKTLVTRTQGTKIASDGLKGRVFEVSLADLQNDEVAFRKFKLITEDVQGKNCLTNFHGMDLTRDKMCSMVKKWQTMIEAHVDVKTTDGYLLRLFCVGFTKKRNNQIRKTSYAQHQQVRQIRKKMMEIMTREVQTNDLKEVVNKLIPDSIGKDIEKACQSIYPLHDVFVRKVKMLKKPKFELGKLMELHGEGSSSGKATGDETGAKVERADGYEPPVQESV, from the exons ATGGCGGTTGGGAAGAACAAGCGCCTGACGAAAGGCGGCAAAAAGGGAGCCAAGAAGAAAGT ggtTGATCCATTTTCTAAGAAAGATTGGTATGACGTGAAAGCACCAGCTATGTTCAATATAAGAAATGTTGGGAAAACACTAGTCACGAGAACGCAAGGAACCA AAATTGCATCTGATGGCCTCAAGGGTCGTGTTTTTGAAGTGAGCCTTGCTGATCTGCAGAATGATGAAGTTGCGTTTAGAAAATTCAAGCTAATTACTGAGGATGTTCAGGGCAAAAACTGTCTGACTAATTTCCATGGCATGGATCTTACCCGTGACAAAATGTGCTCCATGGTCAAAAAATGGCAG ACCATGATTGAAGCTCACGTTGATGTCAAGACTACCGATGGTTATTTGCTTCGTCTATTCTGTGTGGGTTTTACTAAAAAACGCAACAATCAGATTCGGAAGACCTCTTATGCCCAGCATCAACAGGTCCGCCAAATCCGGAAGAAGATGATGGAAATCATGACCCGAGAGGTGCAGACAAATGACTTGAAAGAGGTGGTCAATAAATT GATTCCAGACAGCATTGGAAAAGACATAGAAAAGGCTTGCCAGTCTATTTATCCACTCCATGATGTCTTTGttagaaaagtaaaaatgctGAAGAAGCCCAAGTTTGAAT tggGAAAACTCATGGAGCTACATGGTGAAGGGAGTAGTTCTGGAAAAGCTACTGGGGATGAGACAGGTGCTAAAGTTGAACGAGCTGATGGATATGAGCCGCCAGTCCAAGAATCTGTTTAA